The Phragmitibacter flavus genome contains a region encoding:
- a CDS encoding sulfatase family protein: protein MLRNFLMALVGGLGWVLSAGAESPPNVVLIVSDDHHWGDYGFMGHEVVKTPHLDRLAAQSVTYPRGYVPSSLCCPSLATIISGLYPHQNFITSNDPPVVGGKKRRDLKDPAFVAGRERFNEHMDKLATLPRLLGAKGYLSFQTGKWWQGDFTRGGFTHGMTKGSRHGDEGLKIGREGMQPVVDFVDHAMAEKKPFLVWYAPLLPHDPHTPPERLLEKYRDKTPSIHVARYWAMVEWFDETCGELMQLLEDRKVAENTLVIYVCDNGWIQSEDKKVFAPRSKQSQYDGGLRTPIMVRWLGKVEPRKSEAVVSSIDIAPTVLKALGIPVVEGMQGVDLLDEAAVASRKTVFGEIFTHDSQDLEVPGASLRWRWVIDGDDKLIVPDARNEPDAVVELYDLVKDVDERNNLEGERPERVKELTAKLDAWWKP from the coding sequence ATGTTACGAAATTTTTTGATGGCGTTGGTGGGCGGTCTTGGGTGGGTTCTGTCTGCCGGGGCTGAGTCTCCGCCGAATGTGGTGCTGATTGTATCGGATGACCATCATTGGGGGGACTATGGATTCATGGGGCACGAGGTGGTGAAGACGCCGCATCTGGACAGGCTGGCCGCGCAGAGTGTGACGTATCCGCGTGGGTATGTGCCATCCAGTTTGTGCTGTCCGAGTCTGGCAACGATCATCTCGGGGTTGTATCCGCATCAAAACTTTATCACCAGCAATGATCCGCCGGTGGTGGGGGGGAAGAAGCGCAGGGATTTGAAGGATCCGGCGTTTGTGGCGGGGCGGGAGCGGTTCAATGAGCACATGGACAAGCTGGCGACTTTGCCGAGGTTGCTCGGGGCGAAAGGGTATTTGAGTTTCCAGACGGGCAAGTGGTGGCAGGGGGATTTTACGCGCGGGGGTTTTACGCATGGGATGACGAAGGGGTCGCGCCATGGGGACGAGGGATTAAAAATTGGTCGCGAGGGGATGCAGCCGGTGGTGGATTTCGTGGATCATGCGATGGCGGAGAAGAAGCCGTTCTTGGTGTGGTATGCGCCGTTGTTGCCGCATGATCCGCACACGCCGCCAGAGCGCTTGCTGGAGAAGTATCGGGACAAAACGCCGTCGATTCATGTGGCGCGTTATTGGGCGATGGTGGAGTGGTTTGATGAGACCTGCGGGGAGCTGATGCAGTTGTTGGAGGATCGCAAGGTGGCGGAGAATACGCTGGTGATTTATGTGTGCGACAACGGCTGGATCCAGAGTGAGGACAAGAAGGTTTTTGCGCCGAGATCGAAGCAGAGTCAGTATGACGGAGGATTGCGGACGCCGATCATGGTGCGTTGGTTGGGCAAGGTGGAGCCGCGCAAAAGTGAGGCGGTGGTGAGTTCGATTGACATTGCCCCGACCGTGTTGAAGGCGCTGGGGATCCCGGTGGTCGAAGGGATGCAGGGGGTGGATTTGCTGGATGAAGCGGCGGTGGCGTCGCGCAAGACGGTGTTTGGGGAGATCTTTACGCATGACTCGCAGGATTTGGAGGTGCCTGGGGCGAGCTTGCGGTGGCGGTGGGTGATTGATGGTGATGACAAATTGATTGTGCCCGATGCGAGGAATGAGCCGGATGCGGTGGTCGAACTCTACGATCTGGTGAAGGACGTGGATGAACGCAACAATTTGGAGGGGGAGAGACCTGAGAGGGTGAAGGAATTGACGGCGAAGCTGGATGCATGGTGGAAGCCATGA
- a CDS encoding FtsK/SpoIIIE domain-containing protein, protein MARINVSQLKQACVDRGWLDRWLDDPATPVPMPMTPAGGIPVNGRLFHQLVAGLVQKLCVPDASAPLLALRSREQIWALLWDELAAAKVQALVRSQSAEAALHLAEALKAWCQRLAELRANCPNFKSWRSALLTHEFDLKRVAIQVSDGGVVEVSGRPDSVQVDPVHGIVVVDYKLSRGSNGTLDLLQLAIYARMLRLAKPGLNFAGLLEYYEPGLHLVPKTEAQLNAIFEHEVQPVLDRIAGHEKLMSKLKSVQVGHEAVRLSWQPKAEPDLGRDIEKAYNSFKVPVQVMGRVEAPQLVRYLIRPGLGISFAKLRSNAVNLKIQLGLHAEPLVMPGSGHVIFDVVKEKPDTVWWQDEVQRAELTAHASPLALALGVDINNRLILADLCDSNTAHALIGGSSGSGKSELLKSLVATLVKRNRPETLQLTLIDPKLLTFGGIVENAYLTGPILRDIEESLACLHLAVEDMERRYEILLAENHTRLGDRIAQGKTDLPFRVIIFDEFADLINSGREEKKEFERLTKRLSAKGRAAGVHLIIATQRPDKDVVTGQLKANLPMKICLRVTNAVNSQILLDEPGAEHLLGRGDFLSQTGSTPVRGQSLFIPQKEFLELFADKI, encoded by the coding sequence ATGGCAAGGATAAACGTGAGTCAGCTCAAGCAGGCGTGTGTGGATCGCGGATGGTTGGACCGCTGGTTGGATGATCCGGCCACGCCGGTTCCGATGCCCATGACTCCTGCGGGTGGGATACCGGTGAACGGACGTTTGTTTCATCAATTGGTGGCGGGATTGGTGCAGAAGCTGTGTGTGCCTGATGCGTCGGCGCCATTGTTGGCGTTGCGCAGTCGGGAGCAGATTTGGGCGCTGCTTTGGGATGAACTGGCGGCGGCGAAGGTTCAGGCGTTGGTGCGGAGTCAGTCAGCGGAGGCGGCCTTGCATCTGGCAGAGGCGTTGAAGGCGTGGTGTCAGCGGCTCGCGGAATTGCGGGCGAACTGTCCCAATTTTAAGAGCTGGCGGAGTGCGTTGTTGACGCATGAGTTTGACTTGAAACGGGTGGCGATTCAGGTGTCGGATGGCGGGGTGGTGGAGGTGAGCGGTCGGCCTGATTCCGTGCAGGTGGACCCGGTGCATGGGATTGTGGTGGTGGACTACAAACTTTCCCGTGGCAGCAATGGCACGTTGGATCTGCTGCAACTGGCGATCTATGCGAGGATGTTGCGATTGGCGAAGCCGGGACTCAATTTTGCGGGTCTGCTGGAGTATTATGAACCTGGGTTGCATCTGGTGCCGAAGACGGAGGCGCAGTTGAATGCGATCTTTGAGCATGAGGTGCAACCGGTGTTGGACCGAATTGCGGGACATGAAAAATTGATGTCGAAGTTGAAATCGGTGCAGGTCGGTCACGAGGCGGTGCGGCTGTCCTGGCAGCCGAAGGCGGAGCCGGATCTCGGTCGGGATATTGAGAAGGCTTATAATTCCTTTAAAGTGCCGGTGCAGGTGATGGGACGTGTGGAGGCGCCGCAACTGGTGCGGTATTTGATTAGGCCGGGACTGGGGATCAGCTTTGCCAAATTGCGTAGCAATGCGGTGAATTTGAAGATCCAACTGGGCCTGCACGCGGAGCCGCTGGTGATGCCCGGGTCGGGACATGTCATCTTTGATGTGGTGAAGGAGAAGCCTGACACCGTTTGGTGGCAGGATGAGGTGCAACGGGCGGAACTGACGGCTCATGCAAGCCCGCTTGCGCTGGCGCTAGGGGTTGACATCAACAACCGGCTGATTCTCGCGGACCTATGTGATTCGAACACGGCGCATGCGTTGATTGGTGGTTCGAGCGGCAGTGGAAAGAGCGAGTTGTTGAAGTCATTGGTGGCGACACTGGTGAAGCGCAACCGGCCGGAGACGTTGCAGTTAACGTTGATTGATCCGAAACTGCTGACCTTTGGTGGCATTGTGGAAAATGCCTATCTCACGGGTCCGATTTTGCGGGACATTGAGGAGTCGTTGGCCTGTCTGCATCTGGCGGTGGAAGATATGGAGCGGCGATATGAAATCCTGTTGGCGGAAAATCATACCCGACTTGGTGATCGCATTGCTCAGGGGAAGACCGACCTTCCGTTCAGGGTGATCATTTTTGATGAGTTTGCGGATTTGATCAATAGTGGTCGTGAAGAGAAGAAGGAGTTTGAGCGGCTGACGAAGCGGCTGTCGGCGAAGGGTCGCGCGGCCGGGGTGCATCTGATCATTGCCACGCAGCGGCCGGACAAGGATGTGGTGACCGGGCAGTTGAAGGCGAATCTTCCAATGAAGATTTGTCTGCGGGTGACCAATGCGGTGAACTCACAAATTTTGTTGGATGAACCGGGGGCGGAACATCTGTTGGGTCGGGGGGATTTCTTAAGTCAGACAGGTTCAACGCCGGTGCGTGGCCAGTCGTTGTTCATCCCGCAGAAGGAATTTTTGGAGTTGTTTGCCGACAAGATTTGA
- a CDS encoding sodium:solute symporter family protein encodes MPITFWIILGYFGLLIALGLISRSFSKGTSADFFVVSRNVGPILLLLSIFGTTMTGFALVGSTGKAYSTGIGVYGMMASWSGLVHSAVFFLIGIRLWAVGKKYGYLTQCEYFRERFESPRLAYLLFPILVLLVIPYLLVGVISAGKFLQGATAGMFPEMFPIADLILPDGSSKPHPLNGSFPAEWGGLLICLVVLFYVFLGGLRGAVWANAFQTVVFMGSGIIAFYLISQRLGGLSAATQMVVDSDFASPRLAREGNMGHLQFFTYCMIPLSVGMFPHLFQHWLTARSAKSFRLTVVAHPIFIMIVWVPCILIGMWAAGFLGPLGPGQNPNMVLGRMVNELVHSPVLSGLVAAGVLAAIMSSLDSQFVCLGTMFTTDIVLRVSKRPYTDAQKIFIGRAFILLIVAVTYALAMWLKDSAHVFDLGVWCFTGFSALFPIVFGAVYWKRTTAAGAIAAVLVTAITWCILFYRDMIATKPPGADELLIFGMMPVAIITGLSALSLVIVSLLTRPPTKATVARFFPGK; translated from the coding sequence ATGCCCATCACCTTCTGGATCATCCTCGGTTATTTCGGACTCCTCATCGCCCTCGGCCTTATCAGCCGCAGCTTCTCCAAAGGCACCAGCGCCGACTTCTTCGTCGTCAGCCGCAATGTCGGCCCCATCCTCCTGCTCCTCTCCATCTTCGGCACCACCATGACCGGCTTCGCCCTTGTTGGCTCCACCGGCAAAGCCTATTCCACCGGCATTGGCGTGTATGGCATGATGGCCTCCTGGTCCGGCCTTGTCCACAGCGCCGTCTTCTTTCTCATCGGCATCCGACTCTGGGCCGTCGGCAAAAAATACGGCTACCTCACCCAATGCGAATATTTCCGCGAACGTTTCGAATCTCCACGCCTCGCCTATCTCCTCTTCCCCATCCTCGTCCTTCTCGTCATCCCCTACCTTCTTGTTGGCGTCATCTCCGCGGGTAAATTTCTTCAAGGTGCCACCGCCGGCATGTTTCCGGAAATGTTTCCCATCGCCGACCTCATCCTGCCCGACGGCAGCAGCAAACCCCACCCCCTCAATGGCAGTTTCCCCGCTGAGTGGGGCGGCCTCCTCATCTGCCTCGTCGTCCTCTTCTACGTCTTTCTCGGCGGCCTGCGCGGTGCCGTCTGGGCCAACGCTTTTCAAACCGTCGTCTTCATGGGCAGCGGCATCATCGCCTTCTACCTCATCAGCCAGCGCCTCGGCGGACTCTCCGCCGCCACCCAGATGGTCGTCGACAGCGACTTCGCCAGCCCCCGCCTCGCCCGCGAAGGCAACATGGGCCACCTGCAGTTTTTCACCTACTGCATGATCCCCCTTTCCGTAGGCATGTTCCCCCACCTTTTTCAGCACTGGCTCACCGCCCGCTCCGCCAAAAGCTTCCGCCTCACCGTCGTCGCCCACCCGATCTTCATCATGATCGTCTGGGTCCCCTGCATCCTCATCGGCATGTGGGCCGCCGGCTTCCTCGGCCCCCTCGGCCCCGGCCAAAACCCCAACATGGTGCTCGGACGCATGGTCAATGAACTCGTTCATTCCCCCGTCCTCTCCGGCCTTGTCGCCGCCGGCGTGCTCGCTGCCATCATGTCCAGTCTCGACTCCCAATTCGTCTGTCTCGGCACCATGTTCACCACCGACATCGTCCTGCGCGTCTCCAAACGCCCCTACACGGATGCCCAAAAGATCTTCATCGGCCGCGCCTTCATCCTCCTCATCGTCGCCGTCACTTATGCCCTCGCCATGTGGCTCAAGGACAGCGCCCACGTCTTCGACCTCGGCGTCTGGTGCTTCACCGGCTTCTCCGCCCTCTTCCCCATCGTCTTTGGAGCCGTTTACTGGAAACGCACCACCGCCGCAGGAGCCATCGCCGCCGTCCTCGTCACCGCCATCACCTGGTGCATCCTGTTCTACCGCGACATGATCGCCACCAAACCCCCTGGTGCCGACGAGCTCCTCATCTTCGGCATGATGCCCGTCGCCATCATCACCGGTTTGTCCGCCCTCTCCCTCGTCATCGTCTCCCTGCTCACCCGCCCCCCCACCAAGGCAACCGTCGCCCGCTTCTTCCCTGGGAAGTAG
- a CDS encoding ring-cleaving dioxygenase: protein MKTDTQPTLNGLHHVTAVTAKAKENVGFYTRVLGMRMVKKTVNQDDVSAYHLFYADALGSAGTDLTFFDWAGIRTAQNGAGTVSETALRVLGGEESLNRWTKWFEEQKVSYGRIEERSGLPTLSFRDGEGQRLRLIAESREATEGEFHPWVGSPVPIESAIVGLGAVNLTVRDADETIAFLTDVLGFRERAGDAGVFETGSGGVGSLVRVEGSTYHGSQGAGGVHHVAWRVENVEQLLDWQRHLQNHGLGTSGKVDRHYFQSLYFRIPGGILFEIATDGPGFAADGEDPEHLGEKLALPPFLEPSRTRIEAGLAPLDYQPANRQP from the coding sequence ATGAAAACAGACACCCAACCGACACTTAATGGATTGCATCACGTCACGGCGGTGACGGCGAAGGCCAAAGAAAATGTGGGTTTTTACACCCGTGTGCTGGGCATGCGCATGGTGAAGAAAACGGTGAACCAAGACGATGTCTCGGCTTATCATTTGTTTTATGCGGATGCGCTTGGCAGTGCGGGCACTGACTTGACGTTCTTTGATTGGGCGGGCATTCGCACGGCTCAGAATGGCGCTGGCACGGTGAGCGAAACGGCTTTGCGCGTGCTCGGTGGTGAGGAGTCACTTAATCGCTGGACGAAGTGGTTTGAGGAACAAAAAGTATCGTATGGTCGCATTGAAGAGCGGTCGGGTTTGCCGACGCTTTCGTTCCGCGATGGTGAGGGTCAACGTTTGCGTTTGATTGCGGAATCGCGTGAAGCGACAGAGGGAGAGTTTCATCCTTGGGTTGGAAGTCCTGTGCCTATCGAGTCGGCGATTGTCGGCCTTGGGGCGGTGAATTTGACGGTGCGTGATGCGGATGAGACGATTGCGTTTTTGACGGACGTTTTGGGATTCCGTGAACGGGCAGGCGATGCTGGTGTTTTTGAAACCGGTAGCGGCGGGGTGGGCTCTTTGGTTCGTGTTGAAGGATCCACTTATCATGGATCACAGGGCGCGGGCGGGGTTCACCATGTGGCGTGGAGGGTGGAAAATGTGGAGCAGTTGCTCGACTGGCAGCGGCATCTGCAAAACCATGGACTTGGCACCTCAGGCAAAGTGGACCGTCACTATTTCCAATCGCTGTATTTTAGAATTCCTGGCGGGATCTTGTTTGAGATCGCCACGGATGGACCTGGGTTTGCGGCGGATGGCGAAGATCCAGAACACCTTGGTGAGAAGCTGGCATTGCCGCCGTTTCTTGAGCCAAGTCGGACGCGCATTGAGGCGGGGCTTGCGCCTTTGGATTATCAACCTGCGAACCGGCAACCTTAA
- a CDS encoding VOC family protein translates to MSIPAKTRIGHVHLKVADIDRSLKFYQGVLGFDITTRYGNSAVFLSAGGYHHHIVINTWESAGGQPPPPNSTGLFHVAILYPTRADLANAVQRVIKAGIPLQGASDHGVSHAIYLADPDQNGIELYWDLPQEKWPQNPDGSLTMFTHPLDLRALLAEATQE, encoded by the coding sequence ATGTCCATTCCTGCAAAGACTCGCATCGGCCACGTCCACCTTAAAGTGGCCGACATCGACCGCTCCCTAAAATTCTACCAAGGCGTGCTAGGCTTCGACATCACCACCCGCTACGGCAACAGCGCCGTCTTCCTCTCTGCCGGTGGTTATCATCATCACATCGTCATCAACACCTGGGAAAGCGCCGGAGGCCAGCCACCCCCACCCAACAGCACTGGCCTCTTCCACGTCGCCATCCTCTATCCCACCCGCGCCGACCTCGCCAACGCCGTCCAGCGCGTCATCAAAGCCGGCATCCCCCTTCAAGGTGCCTCCGACCACGGTGTCAGCCACGCCATCTATCTGGCCGATCCCGATCAAAATGGCATCGAACTCTACTGGGATCTCCCTCAAGAGAAGTGGCCACAAAATCCCGACGGAAGCCTCACCATGTTTACCCATCCCCTCGACCTCCGCGCCCTCCTCGCCGAAGCCACTCAAGAGTGA
- a CDS encoding NADPH-dependent FMN reductase — MIKILGISGSLRRGSINTALLQAMVEAGGDEVSVEVKTLHGIPLYDGDVEEAEGIPAAVSKLAEAMRAVDGVIFSTPEYNNSIPGVMKNAVDWLSRLDDDVFAGKPVALVGASPGGFGTILAQDAWLPVFRTLGVKFWAEGRLLVSKAGGVFDENGKMVDERMKKKVGEFVEGFAKFLV; from the coding sequence ATGATCAAGATCCTCGGTATCTCGGGCAGTTTGCGTAGGGGCTCCATCAACACGGCATTGTTGCAGGCGATGGTGGAGGCGGGTGGAGATGAAGTTTCGGTGGAGGTGAAGACGTTGCATGGCATCCCGCTTTATGATGGGGATGTCGAGGAGGCGGAGGGCATTCCTGCGGCGGTGAGTAAGCTGGCGGAAGCGATGCGTGCGGTGGATGGGGTGATCTTTTCGACGCCGGAATACAACAACTCGATTCCCGGGGTGATGAAGAATGCGGTGGACTGGTTGTCGCGATTGGATGACGACGTTTTTGCGGGCAAGCCGGTGGCTTTGGTGGGAGCTTCACCGGGGGGATTTGGGACGATTCTTGCACAGGATGCGTGGCTGCCGGTGTTCAGGACTTTGGGAGTGAAGTTCTGGGCAGAGGGCAGGTTGCTGGTGTCGAAGGCGGGTGGGGTGTTTGATGAAAATGGCAAGATGGTGGATGAGCGGATGAAGAAGAAGGTGGGGGAGTTTGTGGAGGGGTTTGCGAAGTTTTTGGTCTGA
- a CDS encoding alpha/beta hydrolase, whose protein sequence is MNTTTDTSNLDFIHRYVPATDAANPTTLLLLHGTGGNEHDLIELGKSLAPGVGLLSPRGKVSEHGMPRFFRRLAEGVFDEEDLIKRTHELADFVGAAAKVYGFDPDKVIALGYSNGANVAASTLLLRPGVLSGAVLLRGMVPLKPETKPDLKNVPVFLAAGDHDPLIPAANVAELGRMLTDAGAEVELCRSAAGHQLTQGDLQAAAQWLGKKAKSGV, encoded by the coding sequence ATGAACACGACCACTGACACTTCGAATTTGGATTTTATCCATCGGTATGTGCCCGCAACGGATGCGGCGAACCCAACCACGCTGCTGCTGTTGCATGGCACGGGCGGGAATGAGCATGACCTGATTGAATTGGGCAAATCCCTGGCTCCAGGGGTTGGCTTGTTGAGCCCACGAGGGAAGGTTTCGGAGCATGGCATGCCGAGGTTTTTTCGTCGACTGGCGGAAGGGGTGTTTGATGAAGAGGATTTGATCAAACGCACGCATGAGCTAGCAGACTTTGTGGGTGCGGCGGCGAAAGTTTATGGGTTTGATCCCGACAAGGTCATCGCGCTGGGTTATTCGAACGGAGCGAATGTGGCGGCGAGCACGCTGCTGCTGAGACCCGGAGTGTTGAGCGGGGCGGTGCTGTTGAGGGGGATGGTGCCTTTGAAACCGGAGACGAAACCGGATTTGAAGAACGTGCCGGTGTTTCTCGCAGCGGGCGATCATGATCCGCTGATTCCTGCCGCGAATGTGGCGGAGTTGGGGCGGATGTTGACCGATGCGGGGGCGGAGGTGGAGTTGTGTCGGAGTGCCGCCGGGCATCAGTTGACGCAGGGGGATTTGCAGGCGGCCGCGCAGTGGTTGGGCAAAAAGGCGAAGAGCGGGGTTTGA
- a CDS encoding alpha-ketoglutarate-dependent dioxygenase AlkB family protein: MSGDLFGAADYSVNLLPSDGEVNYHGPIFGVDECGRLFEKLLAEVAWRHDEAVMFGKRIVTARKVAWYGNEGFKYTYSGTTKEALPWSDTLREIKAKVETLSGAKFNSCLLNLYHHGEEGMGWHSDDEKELARDAAIASVSLGAARKFCFKHKQSGERVDVGLENGSLLVMLGATQRYWLHRLPPSKRVKGARINLTFRLMA; this comes from the coding sequence ATGAGCGGAGATCTGTTTGGTGCGGCGGATTACAGTGTGAATCTTTTACCTTCTGATGGAGAGGTGAACTATCATGGGCCAATTTTTGGAGTGGATGAATGTGGACGGTTGTTTGAAAAGCTATTGGCCGAAGTTGCATGGCGGCATGATGAAGCGGTGATGTTTGGCAAACGGATTGTGACGGCGCGCAAGGTGGCTTGGTATGGCAATGAGGGGTTCAAATATACTTATTCGGGAACGACAAAGGAGGCGCTGCCGTGGTCGGACACGTTGAGGGAGATAAAGGCGAAGGTGGAGACGTTGAGCGGGGCGAAGTTCAACTCGTGTCTGTTGAATTTGTATCATCATGGCGAGGAGGGAATGGGCTGGCACAGTGATGATGAGAAGGAGCTGGCGCGGGATGCTGCCATTGCATCGGTAAGTTTGGGGGCGGCGCGGAAGTTTTGTTTCAAGCACAAGCAGAGTGGCGAGCGTGTGGACGTGGGGTTGGAGAATGGGAGTTTGCTGGTGATGCTCGGGGCGACGCAGCGGTATTGGTTGCATCGGTTGCCACCGTCGAAGCGGGTGAAGGGGGCGCGTATCAACCTGACGTTTCGGTTGATGGCATAG
- a CDS encoding MOSC domain-containing protein, with amino-acid sequence MQVLSINRSLVKTVNINGKDAPTGIYKEPVFDPVAVHTLGLEGDAQADLTVHGGPHQAVYSYAIEHYPHWQQFLHRDHLHHGTFGENLTTSGLLETEVFVGDIHRMGSVVLQVTSCRLPCSKFAHKIGSTEILKPFLESGHSGLYYQVLQPGTITVGDPIEIIQRDPNAMTVRTVLGLYKFHEGTRDDLEKSLQIEALSPLFRKAIEARLQKP; translated from the coding sequence ATGCAAGTTCTCTCCATCAACCGATCCCTCGTCAAGACCGTCAACATCAACGGCAAAGACGCCCCCACCGGCATCTACAAAGAACCCGTCTTCGATCCCGTTGCCGTCCATACTCTCGGCCTCGAAGGTGACGCCCAGGCCGACCTCACCGTTCACGGCGGGCCCCATCAAGCCGTCTACAGCTACGCCATCGAACACTACCCCCACTGGCAACAATTCCTGCATCGCGATCACCTTCATCATGGCACCTTCGGCGAAAATCTCACCACCTCCGGCCTCCTCGAAACCGAGGTCTTCGTCGGCGACATCCACCGCATGGGCAGCGTTGTCCTCCAGGTCACCAGCTGCCGGCTCCCCTGCTCCAAGTTCGCGCACAAAATCGGCAGCACCGAAATACTCAAACCCTTTCTCGAAAGCGGCCACAGCGGACTCTATTATCAAGTCCTCCAACCTGGCACCATCACCGTCGGCGACCCCATCGAAATCATCCAGCGCGATCCGAACGCCATGACCGTTCGCACCGTCCTCGGACTCTACAAATTCCACGAAGGCACCCGCGACGACCTCGAAAAATCCCTTCAAATCGAAGCCCTCTCCCCCCTCTTCCGCAAAGCCATCGAAGCCCGCCTTCAAAAGCCCTAA